TAGGTGGCATAAATTCATGAATAATTAAGTACACAATGTATTCTAAATTTTGGAATAGAtggaccaatgtcctttactcTTCCATGAATTTATCTTTTCCCATGTGTTTAACACAATTCCTATATCAAGTTCCATCTTATGAACTTTCATCATCAGATGAACCCTTACGTGAACTTCTACCGAATATACCTTTACCCTTGGATTTCTCTTTGTCTTTACCTCTGGATTTACTTTTTCTACTCTTGGATTTACCTTCACCTTCATGTTTACCTCTTCCATTGGATTTACCTTTACCTTTGGATTTTTTTCCACCTTTAGATTTGCCTCGGTCATTGGATTTCTTTCATTTCGAAAAGAGATAGGAAGGATGGCGGAGCTGGTGGAGCTGCCGGAGCTGGCGGCGCTGCTGGAGCTGGCGGAGCTGCTGGAGCTGGTGCAGCTGGCGCAGCTGGGGCAGCTGGCGCAGCTGGCGGAGCTGCTGGAGCTGGCGGAGCTGCTGGAGTTGCCGGAGCTTCCGGAGCTGCTGGAGCTGCCGGAGCTTCCGGAGCTGCCGGAGCTTCCGGAGCTGCTGGAGCTGCCGGAGCTTCCGGTGCTGCCGGTGCTGCCGGCGGAGATCCAGTCGGGGGAGCTCCTGCAGGAGGTGGATTGTTCTCCGGCTTGACTCCCATCCTATGCCTACATCACACAAACAAGTGTGTACATACGTATACGTTAAAAACAACTTCGTGTCATACTCTTATTTATTACTTTGACAACTTATATATGGGAGAGTTATGGGGATTTGGACCCTAGCACGTATGTGAATAATATATAAGCATTAATTTCGAGTGCAGAAATATCATTTGTTTAGTTTTACTTAAGGAGCCAAATGATGAGACCCACGGCCGTCACTCCGAAGAGGGCAAAAGTGCCCAGCCCAGTTGCTAGGAGAGTCGTGGCTATAGTGGCGGGTACGAGAATGGGACTGAATATGATGAAAAGCGGCGTGGATACGGCTAACACCACGGCCGAACCGGCGAGTGTTATACCGACGAAGCCTAAAAAGACTACGGAGGCAACGGAAGCAATAACCACCTTGATGAACTCTAACAAAGGGATGAGAAAAGAAAACATTCTTCCCTCTCTTTGTGAATGAGTCTGAGCtgtttctttttgaatttcttCGCTAATACTTTCTAATGGTTGGCTTAGTGATGGGAAGAGAGAGTGATTTTAAGGAGTTGTGTAGTCTACGACGACGTGCACGGTACACCTGCATGCAAAACGACTGGACTATATATTCTACATCACGTCACATAaataatcttcttcttttgtcatgtttttggcacctttttttctttcttgagtTCTATACTCATGTGGTTTTGTCTGGTTACGGATGCATTGGTAGGAAGAAAAACCAGTTATTGTTTTAGTTTAAACCATTCTCCATAGTTTTATCACTAGATTAGCTTCTTGTGTTTCCACCGTTGATTCTTTGTGGGGGTTGTTTCTTCTTTCAGGTGAAACTTCAGAAACATAATACAGATGTGCTAGGGCTCAGATATACAAAAACGGTCTTCAATGTGCTTCAAGGATTCCGTAAACTGAAGGAGTATGTTTCCCTGCACTCCTTTCATATCTTTCCTTCACTCTACCATCTAGAAAACAGATGTAGTTCTTGAAAATTTGGGGTTTTAGTAGTTTCAGTGGAAACTTATAAGATTGTTGGACCATGATCCATCATCGAAGTTGGGCTCGGATAATTGGGTTCGGAAACAAGTGAGTGGGCAGAGATAAAGAGTTAGACGTCGAGCTTGATGATAAGCCTCGTGTTCGATTTCGAACTGA
The window above is part of the Brassica napus cultivar Da-Ae chromosome C3, Da-Ae, whole genome shotgun sequence genome. Proteins encoded here:
- the LOC106404260 gene encoding oleosin-B6-like; translation: MFSFLIPLLEFIKVVIASVASVVFLGFVGITLAGSAVVLAVSTPLFIIFSPILVPATIATTLLATGLGTFALFGVTAVGLIIWLLKHRMGVKPENNPPPAGAPPTGSPPAAPAAPEAPAAPAAPEAPAAPEAPAAPAAPEAPATPAAPPAPAAPPAAPAAPAAPAAPAPAAPPAPAAPPAPAAPPAPPSFLSLFEMKEIQ